A genomic stretch from Acropora palmata chromosome 13, jaAcrPala1.3, whole genome shotgun sequence includes:
- the LOC141864297 gene encoding uncharacterized protein LOC141864297, with amino-acid sequence MLPRRSQRSKRPSAEALEALVSSPPQRVRRRTGNVLPSAHQPSLPAETSLGQPASQAATLSQGQSHVVTATVQPDVLALPVMDQLISQVSDEVTKRLQPLLANLTSMVQQSQSSPTTSSQAPVEQASGSNIQQVQGLAAIQDTIEVPAVHDGVQSVSASLSGEQNLLPGTQRPNDVFVSVNLPIDARVPAKIRSKIIQNEFVDFGSLLVHPAFEDKFHITLQPSQEGSSPSLSLEPLNKTKRITSIDVWLQAFHVYVGIFTAQHPHEAPGLMKYGATIQDLAARGHNWCYYDENFRFLRQSQATSLPWGTIHWE; translated from the coding sequence ATGCTCCCTCGTCGTTCACAACGTTCCAAGCGGCCATCTGCGGAGGCTTTAGAGGCTTTGGTCTCCTCCCCTCCTCAGCGTGTCAGGAGGCGAACTGGTAACGTGTTACCATCAGCTCACCAGCCCTCCCTTCCAGCTGAAACCTCATTAGGTCAACCTGCATCACAGGCAGCAACATTGTCACAAGGGCAATCTCATGTGGTAACAGCCACAGTCCAACCCGACGTTTTGGCTTTACCTGTCATGGACCAGCTCATATCACAAGTATCAGATGAAGTTACCAAGCGACTGCAGCCATTACTTGCCAATTTAACCTCGATGGTCCAACAAAGTCAAAGTTCCCCCACCACATCATCTCAAGCACCGGTGGAACAGGCCTCTGGATCCAACATCCAACAAGTCCAAGGACTTGCTGCCATACAAGATACAATTGAGGTGCCAGCTGTTCATGATGGGGTCCAGTCAGTTTCAGCCTCCCTGTCAGGTGAGCAGAATCTGCTGCCGGGAACACAGCGTCCCAATGATGTTTTCGTGTCGGTAAATTTACCAATTGATGCTCGGGTTCCAGCTAAGATTCGGAGCAAAAtcattcaaaatgaatttgttgattttggcTCCCTTCTTGTCCATCCAGCCTTCGAAGACAAATTTCACATCACCCTACAACCCTCCCAGGAAGGCTCTTCTCCGTCACTATCTCTTGAGCCATTGAACAAAACCAAACGTATTACGTCAATAGATGTTTGGCTTCAAGCTTTCCATGTCTATGTGGGTATTTTTACTGCTCAGCACCCTCATGAAGCTCCTGGCCTCATGAAGTATGGGGCGACTATACAGGATCTGGCTGCTAGGGGACATAATTGGTGTTATTATGATGAAAACTTCCGTTTTTTACGCCAGTCCCAGGCTACATCTCTTCCCTGGGGAACTATACATTGGGaatag